The following is a genomic window from Solanum stenotomum isolate F172 chromosome 4, ASM1918654v1, whole genome shotgun sequence.
AGTCCAGAAGCCTCGGGATCTGCACAAAAGGTCCTTCTAACCCAAACTCTCGCTTTTCTAAACTTTTGATCGAAATCAACCATTCAAGTTTTAAAAGCTCCCAAAACACGGAAACTTACACAAAACCCAAGAAAAAAACCAAGTGACAGACTGTCGTCAGtctcaacaagtcataaatgacttggagTCACTACAGGAAAGCTCTAAACGCCGAAAAGATCAGAAAATAGAGGAAATggcctggagggtcattacatctGATTAAGGGAAGATCAGTCTCATCCACTGCACCACATCCTTTGATGATGTTTTTGTATGTTATAAATGcctctaatttttaaaatacaagattaaaattcttttctttagaATGCAATagtaaaaacaaaacaattgaaAATCGTTTATGAGGGAGAGAGTAGATTTTTGTCCCAAAAAAAGGTATTATGGGCCTTATCTTAGCAAAGCCCAATCCAGTTGGCAAGAGCTAGAAGTTCATTATAATTAAGAaagtattaatttattaaattaatcttattaattatgtattataaatttaagtacttattgattacttatattttatgtaattatttaatgataacaGTAATATtggatgaaaatgatttaatctcttttgattttctaagataaacaaataaaaaagggataatctatttttagtataaagaAAATCTATTTGTATAGTCTCAATTCACCATTGACTCAACATAAATCAGATAACGAACATCGagtaaaaacacaaaaaattattttaaaaatagtactACGAATTTAGCACTTTATaaattttaccctttttatCTTGTTGATTTAGACAGAGCATGTCCAATTCTTAACATTTGCCGCAAATGTCTAGCAGCAGTCAATTTCATATAATatggagtaatatatatatttctgcaactctttaactgaaaaacCTAACTGCTGTTACTATTACTAGtttttcttttcaccaaaaaaaagtttttaagttagaaattaatttaatattttaataaatacattaaaagatatttgaaagttataaaatattaatattaagaTATTAGGAAATAGTATGAAAAATAATAGTACAGGTTAAAAACTTCTTATATCAATTTGGTAAAGAAATACacctcaaaaataaaagataacaaATATTTTGAGATAAATAGAGCGTAAATCTTGAAATGAGATggtaaattcaataattttgctAGTTTTTAAGGTGTTACAACAGTGGTTGATTGTCCCTTTGTGACatccaataataaaaaagtatagtgataaattcaaattttcaaatttgttatAAATTTTCGTGAATTAAGATGTACATAAATTCTATTTATATTAGTGTTTTTTACACTCAAAATTCAACTAAGTACTACATTCTATCGAACTCACAAacataataacaatatattcaGTAAATCTCAAAAGTGAGATCTAGAAAAATAGAGTATACTTGAATATTATACTCTCAAACACATAATTTTACTTGGCATGATACACAAATGTGTTCTTTAACTTGAATTCATATGATAATAATACCCTCAGACTTTGGATATGCACAAgcagacacttaaacttatataaagttaAACGAGTAAATATGTGTCCACTCGACGTCTTATGTGTCCATTCACATCCTACATGACGTCCTACATACATTATACCACGTAAAatgtgtgtctacttattcaatttaATATCAATCTAAGTGTTTACTTATTTAAAACACATATTTTATGCCATTTAAATTTGCCACTAACTTAGAGGTGACATTTGAGGTCTTGTGGTGGCAATTGTCAAAAGCATAGTAGTCTAGCATActagttaaaagaaaaaaaaaacataaatagcaTCTCATTCATTGTCCCATTAAATTCACATATTTCAAGTGCCTTCAATTGAAGGTTATAATATATCATCATGTACATAGTACTATTACTACTTTTTTTCTCCATTACAAATCATCAACAATATCCTTTTCTCCACAAAAGTACTACACATGTAACCCATTACTACCAATACTCCcaacttcaaaagaaaaaaagaagctaaagcATTACCTTTAAACTTCACATGTCAATGtgcttcaaaaatataaattatatatataaaaaaaaaaaggacctAAGTAAAGTAATAGAACTAGCTATCAACACAATGATACATCATATgattaattttgattaaatttttccaaatttaTCATCACCTTCTTGTAACACCTTGCTTGGCTTTGTAATCGAATCGCAAGGtcagaatttaaagtttataataTATTTCCACCATCACAATCATCGTTACTTTGGCGTGTCATTGAGTCAGAATTTAAAGTTCATAATATTCTATTCTGAAGCCTCCACCACCACAATTACCGTATACTTTTGACCCGCCATCGAgtcagaatttaaaatttataatattctGAAACTTCCTCTACCACCACAACTCCCACCTACTTTGGCTCGGTATCGAgtcagaatttgaagtttatatattttatctccGCCCTTGACCGGAACCTCCACCACCGgaacccccacccccacccccacccataTGATTATATGGCCCATGACTACCATACATTTGATGACCACCTTGAGGATGATACATCATTGAACCACCCATACCACCATACataccaccaccaccaccaccgtTATACCCACCCCCAGAACTAACTCCACCACCACCTCCGGCCATATCTCCACCACCCCCATCTTTCTCCCCTGTACGACCCATAGTAGTTTTTTCCCCTTCCATTTCTCTATACTTGGCCAAGTAAATTTTCAATGGCTCAACATACTCTTCGAATCCTAAAGTCGTCATAGCCCAAAGCAAATCATCACCGTTAATCGTCTTCCTCTTCTCTCTCTGACACTTATCCGATGCTTCTCCGGTAATGAAACTGATAAATTCCGATACACACTCTTGAACTGTTTCCTTAGCATCCTTTGAAATTTTCGCGTTCGCCGGTAAAGCTTTCTTCATTATTCTGCTCACGTTAGCTATCGGAAGGAACCTGTCTTGCTCCCTTGTTGATCCTTCACTGTTCGCGTTGTTGTGACCTCCTGATTCGTTGTCTGAATCAGCCATCGCCAATCCccaatttctcaaaattcaaaaaggGTACTCGAGAAAAACACCTTTTCCtgctaaaacaacaaaaacgaAAAAAACCCCTTTATCTCCGGGGAGTTGGAGATGATGTTTTCAGCCGAAAATTTTAACTGGGTTTGGATTTTCCGGCGAAAATTAAAAAGGGCGAAAATGGATTTCCGGCGAGAAAAATCTAAATTGTATACAAACAGATGGGATAAaaacagaaaaacaaaaatgggGAGAAACGCTCGCCGGAGATTTTCGCCGGGAAATATTTCCGGCCGGGAAGAGAGAGAGATGAGGGAGAAAAGAGCAAGAGAAAATGCAGGATCCGTTGGATCGTGGGGTATAATATTCAATCGGGTACGACACGTGTCGGATGTAAAACCGTTCATTTGGTGATAAGGGTTAGATAATGTGGGTGAATCTGAACCGCACAATGAATGGTGGGGGAGAGTTATCTTGACGGTTCAAAAAAGGAGTCACGTGGTGggtgtgaaaaaaaaaaattctatagaCTATGTGGGGAAGTTATGTTATTTCACTAaaagatttttatatttaggaTTAGTAACTTTTTTTAGGTTGATTAATTATCGATCAGGGAGAAGTGATTAGATAAGAATTTATGCTATCGAGGATATGACTTTAGATAAAACAGTGTAGAGAATGTGTGCGTATTAAGTTAGTAGGTTTGTTGGTGTTTGTCGTTGTACTAGTCATACGACTGGCAAGGGGACCGGATCGGCCCGCCCCGGCCCGCGACCAGCTCAAGACCCGTCTCGCCGGACCCTGTCCCGTATGATTTCGCGGGTTGGAGGGACTTCGGGATAGGGGACCGGTTAAGGGTCGGTTCACCCTTTGGTCCCCGTTGACCCGGCCCGATCCTGATCCCAACCCGACTGAATCGGCCGGTTTCGCGGGATCccctattttttatattttttttaattgtatccGTTGGGGCAACGGCTAGTGGGCTCCCCTCCCCACCACCAACGGATTTATTCACCTTTTTCACTTCCCCAACACCCCCTACCACTCCCTACTTTtaatactataatttaatccctcaagttatcataaatacactttaacccatttttaatattataaatacccctctatcacttattatttcttacaaaatcatctattctctcatctattttGTATATCCTCTCAATCTTAagtcttaattttttatttcatttaagtctcatattatatcataatacatatatttcaattctacgttttcatattatatttgctatcaaatattggagttccaaattacaagttacaagttacaacaaactacaagcttcaagaatcggttataacgtctgctattaatgcagacgtttggtacatttgtttcataatatttatattttatttttcgtcattaatttttgtgttattattattttatattacactttacatataattaaatatgagttctagCAAAAAAGATATcgataaaggaaaagagaaagaaccaagtggcattatttaattttaataaaaaaagtagtaaggaaaaaaataagagtaaatgtggtggtacttcttctaaatcaatgtctagagttagatttaatacaaatgattaTACTTATGtgatacttcttatgatattgattcaaatgttCAACTCGATCATGAAATTTTAGAACGACGTTATGGTAATATTAATCCtaatcttgatgaaaattcaggtgaagaagtagaagttgattcgggagaagatgaattagaagatacaCCTGCTAGTCCGGTGACAGAAGTTtcaaatgaaactacaaattcaacggAGCAAAATTGTAGACGCCCACCCCATATACCTCCTACAAGGGAGAAGGTAAAGTATCAACGCCCTAAAACTTCTattgtgtggcaatttatgactttcGATAAGGAAAACTCTATTGTTATTTGTAATAAGTGTAAGcaaccttttaaacataaacaaggtggaggtcaaggtgggacgaggggcttaaatagacatttgttatcttgtgtgccgattcaatataaagaagctaaaGCATTAGCcgatagaaaaaaaggaatttcagttaatgatgttgatattaatgttaatgaatcggtaggggcttctaacatggttcaaggaacatTAGATCCTTCTAACCCCAGAGGTCCACTAACacaacgtaaatataataaggaaagagatcgcaaaaatttagctaaaatggtttATGTTTGTGGTTTGCCTTATAGTTTTCCTTCGCATCccgattttattgaatatattcaacaaacttataatccttcttttaaaggtttttcaagaaatattgtTAAAGCTGGTGTTGTTTTTATATCAaggtaaacattgtcaatatcttcgttgttttTTTAGCAAattagattgtagagtgtcTATAACTTCGGACATGGGTCGTAATGTTAATGGACATGATTATTTAACTATTACAACACATTGGATTGATAATAactggaatttgcaaaaaagaatcttaagttataaagaatgtgtagagaaaaaaactggtgcatatttagcttcaaatattttgagtgttttAGATTATTATATGCTTATAGATAAAATAATGTCTGtcgcattagataatgcatctaataataCAAATGTtgctagtatgttaaaaactagattatgtccaattgaTGTTAATGCTTTTCATGCTAGATGTATTGCACAcgtattaaatttagttgtacacgatgatatttcattatttgattgtggttgtatgaaaattgaatacGTTGTTGCCTGAATTTTTTATGCTCATAGAGCTGCTAGAATTAGGAAATTTAATGAGCgttgtgtactatgtgatttgccaccaagaaaaatttcaagacatattaaaacaaggtgGAATTCTTTTTACGAAATGCTTTCAGTTGCTTAGGAATATAAAGGACCCATACAAAAGatgtttaatgctcataatgctaACCCATTAGatagaatttgtgaagaagattgggaagaaactaatgaactattagaatttttaagacttttttatgatgctacaaccatgttttctggaatttattatcctactatttcatcagtattaataaGTATTTCTGCTAttacaattcaattttctaaatacaaaaaaaataaaaaatttagagttgcaattgaaggtatgattgaaaaattttaattttttttcctattcctcaaatttatttaactgttACTTTACTTAACCCTCAATATAAATTACAAGGTGTGCAGGGACTTGTTGAaactttttatgatattttagaaattttaccGGAAGAAATTTCAACTTGTGAAATGTGTAAGTctagcataaaagtagaagcaaaaattttgtatgaaaaataaaactataggAAATACTCAAGGAGAAGTTGGTAAAACTTCTAATCCTCAGAGTAAAGATCGAATTAATAGTTTTATGCGAGGttttcttggtcttaattctactaatcgtgatgattttgaagaatatcttaatcaatctttagaaacagAAGACGACGACGATGGCAATATAGAAATATTAGCATGGTGGAGGAGGGGGAGCGttgcatttccaattttgaacaaaatggttcgtgatgttctagctattcaagcttcatcagttgcatcgGAGGCTACTTTTTGTGCGGTAAGGTTTCAACTTGgcgatcatagacattcattggcGGAAGAAAGTTTGAAAATATCAGTTTTATTTAGAAACTGGGTCAACGCCGAGAAGAGGAGTTATAATTTGCCAAAGTTAAGTTCCAAACAAGAAGCTTGGATTAATGCGGTAATtggatctagtgatgatgaattagaGTCACAAGAGTTTCTAGCAAGTTTGCCAACACCGGAGGATGTTACCGTCGATATGATACGACAgttagaattgaattttaaaggagaatacaaatattagattacatccgagaactaattcaaacagaacccttcctagaaggtggatGGGTAGATTAGTTACTCCcctaatttttataaattgtaacttctaagttctaagttgcaattagattttattgaataaatttgaaggttttattcaagtcttttttatacaactattgtcttgcattttaattttaatatatacatacataaatacatatatactaaacttactttaaaatacttaatttaaaaattgaaatttgacatttaaaatttcaagtttaaattactttagaatatttaaaatacaaatttgaacttctcaaatttgaaacttgaaacttgaaacttgaaacttgaaatttgaaatttgaaatttgaaaacttaagcattttttattagctaaaaatgttattgaaaaccaaataaactaaaaatgttattcaataacatataatttcaatacaaataaataaacatataaaaaaaaatcccacaTCCCGTCCCGCCAAATCCCGTCCCATCCCGTATATATAGTGGGAAGGGATGGGACGTATTTTTGTCCCGCCAATCCCGGTCCCGGCCGAATCCCGGTCAAGGTGTCCCCCGTCCCCCGTCCCCCTTCGTCCCGTCCCCGTCCCCTTGCCAGCCCTAACTAGTCATATAGTATTgtagttttttattttgatatatatcatcATCTATTGTTTATTGTGTTGTAGGTTTTacattatttcttttgttagttactatgttttctttttctttatacttGAATTTGTTGCACCTGAGACTAAGGTCTCTTGAAAATAGTCTCTCCGTTTTCTTGAGGTGTTGCTAAGGTCTGAATACGTTACCCTTCTTAAATAGGATTTATGAGATTtcattgaatatgttgttgttgttattgttgatatttaACTAAGCATATTTAATTCTTAATTATATGGAATGCATATTTTTGATCTCTTAGCTTGTGAAtactcataaattttaaaaaatgctaaattgttttattattttactactCATGTGTTACTCTCTGtaccaatttatgtgacaaatttcgcttttcaagagtcaaacagtttaagtttgatcgagAATTTGCTCataaaatcttcaaattttttaaaaataaatttatatatttgtaaactacataaaaagtactacaagtctcaataattgataattcaaaatattcaaaagatataggaaaaatttacgatcaaagatagacttatttgaatctcaaaattcgaaatgtgtcacataaattgagacagaggaaGTACTATTATTCTATCTTTTAGGATACCATACTTGTAAAAGAATAGTTCATCTATAACATAGAGTTTATAGCATTTTGATCCCTttgtgatttaatttttttgatttatcCCCTAATATTGATCTAAGTacatcaaatatttaattaattgaattgtgaattttttatttctttgcttGTACAATTATCCATACTCAAcgataataattaaaattttatatatagtcaagtataacatatttttaacaaGAAAAGATACAAACACGCACATTTTGATTAAAGGTTAGTATAGTATGACTCGatagaaaataatttccttTTAATGAATCGTACTTTGTGTGAATCCGAATTTGTCTCACCCGAATACTAAGCTagtgtttggccatagatttccaaatattcttggcaaatattatttgggtgaaatttcaccatgtgtttggccatagtatttgcgaaatatatttcactttttagaaaaatatgatttatacccataagttttaaaaactatcaaaactaaccataagtttgtattacaagtcaattggatcttcgttgcaacaaataacaagtagttTCCATGCCACTAGAGCAATATGGTAGTTTGGAATGAGTGTAACAAGCATCATTTCATACATCGTTAAGTAGACAAagcacatgactttgttaccttgagccgattgttcatcattttcatcaacaaccatatcatcactttcatattcactgaatatttcatcactactttggtgctcacgtaaaaaattatgtaatacaacgcaaacaactactatagagggtgtttttgtaaaagataaaagtttggtgtaaaatttcaattttcaaaaaatcccaaataatgagatttggcccaaatactagaaaaaactagtatttgagaatttgagatatttgccaaataatgacaaattgtatggacaaacactatttgccaattttttccccaaatattatttgggaaatctatggccaaacgggccctaaaaaaattctactttcctttttcttttttaatttaataaagcaaaaaaggaaacatatccttcatcaaaaaataaatgatatatatatgtatattatgcAATGCTACCCAATGGTCAACATGTAGGGTGATCGAACAGATCGACTCATCTATAATTCATCTTTAAGAACAAGATGTACTCCTAACGTAAATTCTGCAAACTTGatttaactaaaacaaaaattagtTATGAAAAACTTTTGTTGTCAAACAACAAAATTCGTTACTAATTCTATTTATGACaaattaataacaaaatttatttttaggttATAGTCCTTGGGGATGGGAAAGTGATAGTTAATGTAAATATCAAACTAGGATATTATCATCATATGTTGTGATAGAATGATTAATACTTTTGTATCCTTAACTAGCGATTTTCAGGTTTAAGTTTTGAATATGAAGTCCTTTTTGATATAAAATACTTTACCCCTAAAATGTGACTTTTTGAtacaaattctaattaatcgATTTTCAAAACAGATATCAAAAGATCGAATAGAAAACcccaaaaacaaataatcaaacTAGAATATGTATGCAAGAGCCGCCCCATGTTATTGATTGTGAGAGGTGTGACCCATTAGTTGATTGATCACTACTTATGAATAAAAACATTGACCCAAGAAGCATTATATATAtggggacaaccaaaaaagttTTCCTTTGGATAAGACACCAATCTCTCCATTGGGAACTTTCCTAATTTTCCCTAGTGAATCTTTCAACAAAGatcttttaattgttattttttggaGTAGAAATGAGGAACTATGCATGTCAAGGATCGTATCGAAGACATAATTAAGTATATaacaaaatgttctttaataaCACAAACTTTTAAGTGAGACAATCGTCAAATACTATAACTTGACGAATTTTCGGATTCGGTAGTAATTTTATTTGATCATTTGGAATCACCTTTGTGttgttgcatttttttttaagaaaggcATTTAGTTAAATGCAATTGGATTTATAAATTAAGAAAGAGTACTGAAAGGTGTTGATACCCTAAATTATTTAGGGAACATACATAAGTTATATTCTAAAGTTTGTTCAAAAAAGTTACTTACACATTTTAACTTTACGTACACGTCTAGTTCcacttcaaataaaaataaaagggaatTAACTATTAAGTTAtttctataaaaataattaaagtatgcaaatgacaattttaaatgtattttcCCAATTATTTACCACCAACCACTTTCTCATattgaaagggaaaaaaaagtgtccaaaataaaaatataacaagaaattaaaagaaGATGAAACTCTAAagtttaacaaaagaaaatactttTGACACCTTCacctaaaataattatatttggaAGTCAATATCAATTCTTTCTCATGTGGAAGTGTATGAAACTATATATGAAGAGACTTATAAAGACTCTTACAAATCTTTTTTCACTTTAGTTTTCTAGTCAATATGTCTCCCCTAAAGTTGGTTTCTATAAGGCCCTAACACTAAAAATATCGCCATGTTCATGATTTTTCTTCAACCAATTAAGCATTTGTCACTATTTTTATGtgatattaattttattaatttgtttcttaaaaaaagacatattttatatgtacaaataatttaatttaaatttgatatttataataaGATATTTCTATAGTCACATAAAGTACGACTATTATTAATTCTCTCTaagaatttttctttcttaaatttcatgacAATATGAATTGGAATAaactaagttatttatttggaTAGTTAATAAAGTGACATGAACCATAAATTTTTTGCATAGCTGATTCTAACTAATTTGAGATTAAGACGTAATTGTTATAGTTATCGTAAGCTGACACCAATTATCTGTCtagattgttttattttaaaaaaaatattggaaaCGGTCCAATTTAAATTCcctgttctttttttcttctcgCTCAGATATAGCTGAAAATAGTAGCAAACAGTTATACGTAACACCAAATTAAGCCAAGTGGAAAATTTATTAAAAGTTATTTCCATACCACATGAATATGTATCGTGGTTCAATAGTGAGACTGTTTTATCCTTTACAGAGATTTTGGATTCGAATtttaaatatggaaaaaatcTTGTAGAGAACATCACCCCCAAATGAACCTTGTAATTCGTAATTTGAATTTAATCGAATCTTGAATGCAGACTCTAAACACATATAATTTCCATGTTTTGATTACAATATATAATTACTTTTGGAACACTATATATGGCTACCTTAGATTATGGACAagagatgatttttttttcttcttccactAATATGCATAATTATGCTTTTATATTGCGCAAATTATTAAAATGTTCACCAATAATATAGTTCTTTGCATGtgcatattaattatttatattagatAGAAAAAAAGTGCACGAAAGGTTGGTAATTTGAGTTGCCATGATTAAAAACGTTAATTAATGTTAATCATGATTATTCCTTCTCAATTTTCATTATTAAGGATTCTAACCACCTAAATTCTAGGTCCATAAGGCAATATTCCAACTTTATAACtctaaaatttattagaacACTATAACCACCTTGAGGTTACGAGTGTCAAATGAGCGGGTCAATCCATTTCAACTCGGTAAAAGATCGGCCTCGCACAATTACAGGTAGGGCAGGGCTGAGTTGTGGGTGGGAAGGAGGCTGTGTTGAACTTAATATTTTTCCTGGGAAATCGGGATAGATGTTCGTTTAATTAGAAAATCATAGGGGGACTGGGCTGGACCTTGCTTGGAATCGAGACTGACTTGCATTTAGTGGGTTGGATTTGTCTAGCCCGGCCCACTAGACACGTGGTCTAACTTTAAGTATAAGTTGGATTCCAATACGAATACCACCAAAACAAATAGTACCAAATAAACACATTTATACTTTCTATACATTTCTACACGTAGGAgtatattaattgttaaatCCATTTTAGAGTTATAGACGTTTGTTTTTTCCCCTTCACTAAGAAAGCATCCAAACTAGAGGAACCATGGAGTTGGGGAAATTAGGCAAGAGTTAGGACCAACCATATACTAAGACCCTAAGCAAAATTTTATCTTCGTTTAGTGCTTTACctaattaaagatacaaaattaGGGGCAAAATTATTTGGATTAGTGGAATATAATATGTAACCTATTTTTCAAGAAgtagtaatatttttgtttttgtagtGACCCCATTTACCAGACTACCTTGTCATATAGTAGTCAACATTTACTTGTTTGATATTCGTATTGAAATTCGATTAAATTCGAATTCACATATTATAAGATTTATTTTTAGGGATAGTgctttcaatataatattttcttttttcaagagCTCAAACTTAAAATCGCTACTTAGAATGAAGAAATTTCAATCATTTCACCGCTACCACATTTTGGGACATGACCTTATGGCACAAGATCACATCATAGCCCCATc
Proteins encoded in this region:
- the LOC125862146 gene encoding nuclear transcription factor Y subunit B-3-like, yielding MADSDNESGGHNNANSEGSTREQDRFLPIANVSRIMKKALPANAKISKDAKETVQECVSEFISFITGEASDKCQREKRKTINGDDLLWAMTTLGFEEYVEPLKIYLAKYREMEGEKTTMGRTGEKDGGGGDMAGGGGGVSSGGGYNGGGGGGMYGGMGGSMMYHPQGGHQMYGSHGPYNHMGGGGGGGSGGGGSGQGRR